From Enterococcus wangshanyuanii, the proteins below share one genomic window:
- the gltA gene encoding NADPH-dependent glutamate synthase, giving the protein MARKSRTKTPISEQAPEIRKTNFEEVCLGYTIEEGQAEAERCLQCKNAPCIASCPVMIDIPGFILAIKEGNMQEAADVLGKYTNLPAICGRVCPQEKQCEEVCKLGKAKNFEPVAIGKLERLVADWALENQDFSKNTSNDRAIIGKIAVIGSGPSGLTVAGDLAKLNYEVTIYEALHDAGGVLTYGIPEFRLPKRIVKKEIESIEALGVKIETNVVVGKTITMDEIMEEFDACYISVGAGAPNFMGIPGTSLNGVYSSSEYLTRINLMHSYEFPKYDTPIKKSQNVVVIGGGNVAMDAARSAKRMGAENVSIVYRRSLEELPARIEEYHHSVEEEIDYHWLTNPIEYVSNGSGELTGVKCIKMELGEPDASGRRRPIPIKGSEFIIEADTVIEAIGQGSNKVLLSTFPELALTKWGYIEADPKTGETSIPGVFAGGDIVTGAATVILAMGAGKVAAVQMDKYVQEQKKIPATTKV; this is encoded by the coding sequence ATGGCGAGAAAAAGCAGAACCAAAACACCTATTTCAGAACAAGCGCCAGAAATTCGAAAAACGAATTTTGAGGAAGTTTGTTTAGGATATACGATTGAAGAAGGTCAAGCAGAGGCAGAACGTTGCCTTCAATGTAAAAATGCTCCATGTATTGCCAGTTGCCCTGTAATGATCGATATTCCGGGTTTCATACTAGCAATCAAAGAAGGCAATATGCAGGAAGCCGCAGATGTTTTAGGAAAATATACGAATCTACCAGCAATTTGCGGTCGTGTTTGTCCTCAAGAAAAACAATGTGAGGAAGTTTGTAAATTAGGTAAAGCGAAAAATTTTGAGCCTGTGGCTATTGGAAAATTAGAACGTTTAGTTGCTGATTGGGCATTAGAAAATCAAGATTTTTCAAAGAATACATCGAATGATAGAGCAATCATTGGGAAAATTGCAGTGATCGGTTCTGGACCATCGGGACTTACTGTAGCAGGTGATTTAGCTAAATTGAACTATGAGGTTACGATTTATGAAGCACTCCATGATGCAGGTGGTGTGTTGACCTATGGCATTCCAGAGTTTCGTTTACCAAAAAGAATCGTCAAAAAGGAAATCGAAAGTATTGAAGCTTTAGGGGTCAAGATTGAAACAAATGTTGTCGTTGGGAAAACGATCACGATGGATGAGATCATGGAAGAATTTGATGCTTGCTATATTTCAGTAGGCGCTGGGGCTCCCAATTTTATGGGTATCCCTGGAACCTCATTGAACGGCGTCTATTCTTCCAGTGAGTATCTGACCAGAATCAACTTGATGCATAGCTATGAATTTCCTAAATATGATACACCGATCAAAAAATCACAAAATGTCGTGGTCATTGGCGGCGGCAATGTTGCGATGGATGCAGCAAGATCAGCGAAACGAATGGGTGCAGAAAATGTAAGCATCGTTTATCGTCGTTCCCTGGAAGAACTCCCAGCCCGCATTGAGGAATATCACCATTCTGTCGAAGAAGAGATCGATTACCACTGGCTTACGAATCCGATCGAATACGTAAGTAACGGCAGCGGTGAGCTGACTGGAGTGAAATGTATCAAAATGGAATTGGGTGAACCTGATGCATCAGGACGTCGGAGACCAATTCCAATTAAAGGTAGTGAATTTATTATCGAAGCTGACACAGTGATCGAAGCAATCGGTCAAGGATCCAACAAGGTGTTGTTATCCACTTTCCCAGAACTTGCGTTGACGAAATGGGGTTATATTGAAGCGGATCCAAAAACGGGAGAAACATCGATTCCCGGCGTCTTTGCCGGCGGAGATATCGTGACAGGCGCAGCAACCGTTATTTTGGCGATGGGTGCCGGAAAAGTTGCCGCGGTTCAAATGGATAAATATGTCCAGGAACAAAAGAAAATACCCGCAACAACAAAAGTCTGA